The Ignavibacteriota bacterium region CGCCGTGAAGATCCTGCCATTGCCACCCCTATCCGACGAAGGACCGGCGGGTCAACCACGTTCACCCAGGGGAGTCTGCATGCGCACGAAACGGAACTTCGCTCTGTTGTTCTCACTGCTGACCCTTCTCACGGTCTGCGCGATCTGCCAGATCCAGGAAGAAGACGTTGTCGTGTTGAAAGACGGCCACGTCTTTCGCGGTACCATAGCCAACAAGATCACGATTGGCGGGACCATCTCACTGACCGCGGCCGACGGCAAGACCGTGGCGCTCTACTGGGAAGAACTTGCGGTGGTCAAACGCCTCCCTGCAGGCATCCCGGATTCCATCCTCGTCCAGTCCTTCCTCCCTGCACAGGGCAGATTCACCGGGCCTCCCCGCATGGACCTCAAGGGGTATGAGCACTCCGAGGATGTGCTGTTCACAACCGACGGCGCCGTCAGGCGCGGTGTCCAATTGAATGAAGGTATCGGAGGCTGGATCGGCCTCTGGGCAGATGGCAGGTTTTCGACGGTCCCCCGGACGGCGGTCGTGAGATCCGTCCGCGTCGACCGCGGCATCCCGGATTCCATGCTGATCATGACGCACATCGCCCCGCCTGTGGCATGGAGCGAAGCAGAAAGGCGGTATCTCACCGTGTTCGGTGGCTATGCCATGCCCATGATGGGAGAACACAAGGTCGAGGATGTGGCCCCACGGGATCCCGATGCCGCACCTGTCGTCGGACTCGAAGTGGGGTTCAGGATCGGGCGCGGGATGCGATGGCTGACCGGAGCGACATACGCATCACACGGACACGGCACGATCACATCCATCGGAGCCATCGATGGTGCCACGCCAGAGGACATGAAGATGCGGGTCATTGCCATATTCACCGGCCTTGAAGTCCGCACGATCGGGCCTTCTCCATTCCAATTCCGCGGATTCCTGCAGGGCGGGATGCTCATGCTGAGCGAGAAGGGATTCCACGTTTCGTTCCCGCAGACATACTACCATCTCAAAGGTGAGGCCACGGTAGACGACATCTCAGCCAATGCCCTTGCACTCCAGGTGGGCGGCGGGATCGTCGCCGGACGGTTCACGCTCGACGTCCGGTGGATCATGAGCAAGCCTTCGGTCTCGACGAGCACCACGATCCTCTATCAATACACCGACCCGAAGACGGTGAAGTTCACCGATGACCGGATGCTCAACCTCTTCATGCTCACAGCGGGCTTCAGTCCCTTCTAGTGCCGCTCCAACCAGTGCGTTTGCCCAACGAAGTGCAGGCAAAAGTACTGTTGAGTGAGCATCCCGCCACGATGGCTGTGGCGGGATTGGCCGTTGCCCGGAACGAATGCCGCTCCAGCGATCGTGCCCGCACGTGGCACCGCGGACTATTTTACCCTCCCGTCATCAGCCCCTCACGAACGTCCTCCGCGTCAGCGCGAACAATACCAGCGGCGGCACGCTCAGCAGGACCGCCGAAGCGGCCATCTGATTCCAGATATCGAGGTATTCCCCGACGAACAGACCGATGCCGACCGGGATGGTCTTTGTGGCATCCGATGATGTGAGGATCAGCGCAAAGAAGAACTCGTTCCACGAGCCCAGGAAAGCGAACAACGCGGTTGCACCGATCCCGGGAAGAGCAAGAGGAAGGATGATCCTCCAGAGAGCCGTCATCCGCGAACAACCGTCGATGAGTGCGGCATCTTCAATGTCGCGCGGTATCCCCTGGAAGAAACCGTACAGCAACCAGATCACGAACGGCAGGAGCACGGCAGAGTGAACGAGGATGAGTCCCGCATGGGTATCGTACAGCCCGGCCTCGTTGAGGAGCTGGAACAACGGGATGATCACCGATGCGCCGGGCAGCATCTGGGAGAGAAGGAACACCAGGAGGAGCAGTTTCTTCCCCTTGAACTCGAAGCGGGAAAAGGCGTACGCCGCCAGACTGCCCACGGCCAGCGCAATGAATGTCGAGGAACACGCGACGATCAGACTGTTCAGCGTATAGCGGGCGAACGGCATGTAGAAGAACATGTCGATGTACGGCTGAATACTCATGCCGGGCGTGAACCAGACGGGAGGGTACAGACTCACTTCCGTGAGCGTCTTGAAGGACGTCGACACGGTCCAGAGGAACGGCAGGAGGATCAGGAACGCGATCACGCAGATGATCACCCTGAGCATGGCCTTCTTCATGACGGTTCCCTCCCTGTCGTGACCCGGATGTACAGGAAGGACAGTGCAACCAGGAGCACGAACGTCATGATGGAGAGCGCGGAGCCCTTCCCGAGATCGAAGAAGAC contains the following coding sequences:
- a CDS encoding carbohydrate ABC transporter permease translates to MKKAMLRVIICVIAFLILLPFLWTVSTSFKTLTEVSLYPPVWFTPGMSIQPYIDMFFYMPFARYTLNSLIVACSSTFIALAVGSLAAYAFSRFEFKGKKLLLLVFLLSQMLPGASVIIPLFQLLNEAGLYDTHAGLILVHSAVLLPFVIWLLYGFFQGIPRDIEDAALIDGCSRMTALWRIILPLALPGIGATALFAFLGSWNEFFFALILTSSDATKTIPVGIGLFVGEYLDIWNQMAASAVLLSVPPLVLFALTRRTFVRG